In Stigmatopora nigra isolate UIUO_SnigA chromosome 11, RoL_Snig_1.1, whole genome shotgun sequence, the following proteins share a genomic window:
- the rubcnl gene encoding uncharacterized protein rubcnl isoform X1 — MYAAVSFALYYGQTKCNILASGRIMSTRPHRGKYVSWNTDLSTPASTRPGIFPNKKVHVSALHGGISNEEDFENQSADRSDVCHRSPVFSRCHRSRSPSLRLERWFSLPVSGKFRWAGKKHRGCGNGNSIAYWELEKENAHLLMVDLVLEMLEVIQWTETKRMSSKPDCQQLHETEVDPLDQQTQIDLELTRLEGRPCGVPSCLFSPLCQAERLGRQLLLDFERRCFPS, encoded by the exons ATGTACGCTGCAGTGAGCTTCGCTCTGTATTACG GGCAAACCAAGTGTAATATATTGGCTTCGGGAAGGATAATGTCCACCAGGCCCCACCGAGGGAAATATGTGAGTTGGAACACGGACCTGTCAACTCCTGCATCAACTAGACCAG GTATTTTCCCAAACAAAAAAGTTCACGTGTCAGCGCTTCATGGTGGAATATCTAATGAGGAGGATTTTGAAAACCAGTCTGCGGACCGTAGTGATGTTTGTCACAGGAGCCCGGTCTTTTCCAGGTGCCACAG ATCCCGGAGTCCCAGTCTGAGATTGGAGCGCTGGTTTAGCCTTCCTGTCAGTGGAAAGTTTCGATGGGCTGGGAAGAAGCACAGGGGGTGTGGCAATGGCAACTCCATTGCTTATTGGGAACTGGAAAAG GAAAATGCTCACCTGCTGATGGTGGACTTGGTGTTGGAGATGCTGGAAGTCATCCAATGGACAGAAACAAAGAGGATGTCCTCCAAGCCTGATTGTCAACAACTACATGAGACGGAGGTTGATCCGTTGGATCAGCAGACACAAATTGATTTGGAGCTCACACGACTGGAAG GCCGTCCATGTGGTGTTCCTTCCTGTCTCTTTTCTCCTCTCTGCCA AGCTGAGCGTCTGGGCCGACAGCTGCTCCTGGACTTTGAGAGACGTTGCTTTCCCTCCTGA
- the rubcnl gene encoding uncharacterized protein rubcnl isoform X2: MSTRPHRGKYVSWNTDLSTPASTRPGIFPNKKVHVSALHGGISNEEDFENQSADRSDVCHRSPVFSRCHRSRSPSLRLERWFSLPVSGKFRWAGKKHRGCGNGNSIAYWELEKENAHLLMVDLVLEMLEVIQWTETKRMSSKPDCQQLHETEVDPLDQQTQIDLELTRLEGRPCGVPSCLFSPLCQAERLGRQLLLDFERRCFPS, from the exons ATGTCCACCAGGCCCCACCGAGGGAAATATGTGAGTTGGAACACGGACCTGTCAACTCCTGCATCAACTAGACCAG GTATTTTCCCAAACAAAAAAGTTCACGTGTCAGCGCTTCATGGTGGAATATCTAATGAGGAGGATTTTGAAAACCAGTCTGCGGACCGTAGTGATGTTTGTCACAGGAGCCCGGTCTTTTCCAGGTGCCACAG ATCCCGGAGTCCCAGTCTGAGATTGGAGCGCTGGTTTAGCCTTCCTGTCAGTGGAAAGTTTCGATGGGCTGGGAAGAAGCACAGGGGGTGTGGCAATGGCAACTCCATTGCTTATTGGGAACTGGAAAAG GAAAATGCTCACCTGCTGATGGTGGACTTGGTGTTGGAGATGCTGGAAGTCATCCAATGGACAGAAACAAAGAGGATGTCCTCCAAGCCTGATTGTCAACAACTACATGAGACGGAGGTTGATCCGTTGGATCAGCAGACACAAATTGATTTGGAGCTCACACGACTGGAAG GCCGTCCATGTGGTGTTCCTTCCTGTCTCTTTTCTCCTCTCTGCCA AGCTGAGCGTCTGGGCCGACAGCTGCTCCTGGACTTTGAGAGACGTTGCTTTCCCTCCTGA
- the arsh gene encoding arylsulfatase H isoform X3, translated as MRSPLLAAALLLLSRANEISAEENRKPNIVLVMADDLGIGDLGCYGNNTIRTPNIDRLASEGVKLTQHIAAAPLCTPSRSAFMTGRYAVRSGMAGSGAVQVNLFLAGSGGLPPNETTFAKRLQQHGYTTGLIGKWHLGLNCERRRDHCHHPNQHGFNFFYGLPFTLIKNCRPGMGSDIMTWLENAFQKLSMLLAVGLFTMVFVRVGGLVEISLRLFILVFTLGILAVTVWYVPFGFLPRWNCIIMRDQEVIEQPMTMETLPHRLLTEAQRFIQRNVRQPFLLFFSLAHVHTPLFRSPSFAGRSRHGCYGDDVEEMDWIVGELTKTVDSLGLTNNTLIYFTSDHGGHLEESHPLIGQSGGWNGIYKGGKAMGGWEGGIRVPGIFRWPGRLEAGQVLDEPTSLMDIYPTLKHLAGDFQPDRHLDGYNLMPLLEGKVDRSEHEFMFHYCGSHLHAARWNPRDSDSIFKVHFVTPNFSPPGAGGCYDTKICLCHGTHVTRHDPPLLFDLSRDPSESRPLGPDTEPRYAEALRQVAEAAQVHQRSLTAEQPNQLTLEKILWRPWLQPCCGTFPFCSCKEDTSNRCAPSHSIYYPPNPGLGEKCLQST; from the exons ATGCG GTCTCCATTGCTCGCCGCTGCTCTCCTCCTGCTTTCGCGAGCAAATGAGATTTCAGCAGAGGAAAACAGGAAGCCCAACATTGTTCTGGTTATGGCGGACGATTTAGGAATCGGCGACTTGGGTTGTTATGGCAACAACACCATCAG GACCCCCAATATTGACAGGCTGGCCTCCGAAGGGGTGAAGCTGACTCAGCACATCGCGGCTGCCCCACTTTGCACCCCGAGCCGATCCGCTTTCATGACTGGGCGTTATGCGGTCCGCTCAG ggatggcgggATCAGGCGCAGTGCAGGTAAATCTGTTCCTGGCGGGCTCTGGGGGGCTCCCACCCAACGAGACCACCTTTGCCAAGAGGTTGCAGCAACACGGGTACACCACTGGCCTTATTG GTAAATGGCACCTAGGTTTAAACTGTGAGCGTAGAAGAGATCACTGTCACCATCCCAATCAGCATGGCTTTAATTTCTTCTACGGCCTGCCTTTTACTTTAATCAAGAACTGCCGTCCAGGAATGGGATCGGATATCATGACATGGCTGGAGAACGCGTTTCAAAAACTGTCCATGTTGTTAGCAGTTGGACTTTTCACAATG GTATTTGTCCGTGTTGGCGGCCTGGTGGAAATCAGCCTACGGCTCTTCATCTTGGTCTTTACGTTGGGCATCCTGGCGGTCACAGTGTGGTACGTTCCCTTTGGATTTCTGCCCCGGTGGAACTGCATCATCATGAGGGACCAGGAGGTGATTGAGCAGCCTATGACAATGGAGACGTTGCCTCACAGGTTGCTGACTGAAGCACAGCGGTTCATCCAAAG GAATGTTCGTCAAccatttcttctatttttctcTCTGGCTCACGTCCACACGCCGCTCTTCCGCTCACCCTCATTTGCCGGCAGAAGCCGCCACGGCTGCTACGGCGATGACGTAGAAGAAATGGACTGGATTGTTG GTGAACTTACCAAGACTGTAGATTCATTGGGCCTGACAAACAACACTTTGATATACTTCACATCAGATCATGGTGGACACCTTGAAGAGTCTCATCCTCTGATTGGTCAAAGTGGAGGATGGAATGGCATTTATAAAG GTGGGAAAGCCATGGGGGGCTGGGAAGGCGGCATCAGGGTTCCCGGAATCTTCCGCTGGCCGGGTCGACTGGAAGCTGGGCAAGTACTGGATGAGCCTACTAGCCTTATGGATATATACCCCACACTGAAACATTTGGCTGGGGATTTCCAACCAGATAG ACACTTAGATGGTTATAACCTCATGCCGCTGTTGGAAGGAAAGGTGGATCGATCAGAGCATGAGTTCATGTTTCATTACTGTGGAAGCCATCTTCATGCAGCACGCTGGAACCCACGAGACA GTGACTCAATTTTTAAGGTGCACTTTGTCACCCCAAACTTCTCCCCCCCGGGGGCTGGCGGCTGCTACGACACAAAAATCTGCCTTTGTCATGGGACTCACGTGACACGCCACGACCCTCCTCTTCTGTTTGACCTTTCCCGAGACCCCTCGGAGTCTCGTCCGCTCGGGCCCGACACGGAGCCTCGATACGCCGAGGCCCTCCGTCAGGTCGCCGAAGCTGCACAAGTGCATCAGCGCTCCTTGACGGCTGAGCAGCCAAATCAGCTTACCTTGGAGAAAATTCTGTGGAGGCCCTGGCTTCAGCCTTGTTGTGGAACGTTCCCCTTCTGTTCCTGCAAAGAAGACACAAG TAATCGTTGCGCTCCCAGCCACAGTATTTACTACCCACCCAATCCTGGCCTTGGAGAGAAGTGCCTCCAATCCACTTGA
- the arsh gene encoding arylsulfatase D isoform X4: MRSPLLAAALLLLSRANEISAEENRKPNIVLVMADDLGIGDLGCYGNNTIRTPNIDRLASEGVKLTQHIAAAPLCTPSRSAFMTGRYAVRSGMAGSGAVQVNLFLAGSGGLPPNETTFAKRLQQHGYTTGLIGKWHLGLNCERRRDHCHHPNQHGFNFFYGLPFTLIKNCRPGMGSDIMTWLENAFQKLSMLLAVGLFTMVFVRVGGLVEISLRLFILVFTLGILAVTVWYVPFGFLPRWNCIIMRDQEVIEQPMTMETLPHRLLTEAQRFIQRNVRQPFLLFFSLAHVHTPLFRSPSFAGRSRHGCYGDDVEEMDWIVGELTKTVDSLGLTNNTLIYFTSDHGGHLEESHPLIGQSGGWNGIYKGGKAMGGWEGGIRVPGIFRWPGRLEAGQVLDEPTSLMDIYPTLKHLAGDFQPDRHLDGYNLMPLLEGKVDRSEHEFMFHYCGSHLHAARWNPRDSDSIFKVHFVTPNFSPPGAGGCYDTKICLCHGTHVTRHDPPLLFDLSRDPSESRPLGPDTEPRYAEALRQVAEAAQVHQRSLTAEQPNQLTLEKILWRPWLQPCCGTFPFCSCKEDTRYSACICK; this comes from the exons ATGCG GTCTCCATTGCTCGCCGCTGCTCTCCTCCTGCTTTCGCGAGCAAATGAGATTTCAGCAGAGGAAAACAGGAAGCCCAACATTGTTCTGGTTATGGCGGACGATTTAGGAATCGGCGACTTGGGTTGTTATGGCAACAACACCATCAG GACCCCCAATATTGACAGGCTGGCCTCCGAAGGGGTGAAGCTGACTCAGCACATCGCGGCTGCCCCACTTTGCACCCCGAGCCGATCCGCTTTCATGACTGGGCGTTATGCGGTCCGCTCAG ggatggcgggATCAGGCGCAGTGCAGGTAAATCTGTTCCTGGCGGGCTCTGGGGGGCTCCCACCCAACGAGACCACCTTTGCCAAGAGGTTGCAGCAACACGGGTACACCACTGGCCTTATTG GTAAATGGCACCTAGGTTTAAACTGTGAGCGTAGAAGAGATCACTGTCACCATCCCAATCAGCATGGCTTTAATTTCTTCTACGGCCTGCCTTTTACTTTAATCAAGAACTGCCGTCCAGGAATGGGATCGGATATCATGACATGGCTGGAGAACGCGTTTCAAAAACTGTCCATGTTGTTAGCAGTTGGACTTTTCACAATG GTATTTGTCCGTGTTGGCGGCCTGGTGGAAATCAGCCTACGGCTCTTCATCTTGGTCTTTACGTTGGGCATCCTGGCGGTCACAGTGTGGTACGTTCCCTTTGGATTTCTGCCCCGGTGGAACTGCATCATCATGAGGGACCAGGAGGTGATTGAGCAGCCTATGACAATGGAGACGTTGCCTCACAGGTTGCTGACTGAAGCACAGCGGTTCATCCAAAG GAATGTTCGTCAAccatttcttctatttttctcTCTGGCTCACGTCCACACGCCGCTCTTCCGCTCACCCTCATTTGCCGGCAGAAGCCGCCACGGCTGCTACGGCGATGACGTAGAAGAAATGGACTGGATTGTTG GTGAACTTACCAAGACTGTAGATTCATTGGGCCTGACAAACAACACTTTGATATACTTCACATCAGATCATGGTGGACACCTTGAAGAGTCTCATCCTCTGATTGGTCAAAGTGGAGGATGGAATGGCATTTATAAAG GTGGGAAAGCCATGGGGGGCTGGGAAGGCGGCATCAGGGTTCCCGGAATCTTCCGCTGGCCGGGTCGACTGGAAGCTGGGCAAGTACTGGATGAGCCTACTAGCCTTATGGATATATACCCCACACTGAAACATTTGGCTGGGGATTTCCAACCAGATAG ACACTTAGATGGTTATAACCTCATGCCGCTGTTGGAAGGAAAGGTGGATCGATCAGAGCATGAGTTCATGTTTCATTACTGTGGAAGCCATCTTCATGCAGCACGCTGGAACCCACGAGACA GTGACTCAATTTTTAAGGTGCACTTTGTCACCCCAAACTTCTCCCCCCCGGGGGCTGGCGGCTGCTACGACACAAAAATCTGCCTTTGTCATGGGACTCACGTGACACGCCACGACCCTCCTCTTCTGTTTGACCTTTCCCGAGACCCCTCGGAGTCTCGTCCGCTCGGGCCCGACACGGAGCCTCGATACGCCGAGGCCCTCCGTCAGGTCGCCGAAGCTGCACAAGTGCATCAGCGCTCCTTGACGGCTGAGCAGCCAAATCAGCTTACCTTGGAGAAAATTCTGTGGAGGCCCTGGCTTCAGCCTTGTTGTGGAACGTTCCCCTTCTGTTCCTGCAAAGAAGACACAAG ATATTCCGCTTGCATCTGCAAGTAA
- the arsh gene encoding arylsulfatase H isoform X2 produces the protein MRSPLLAAALLLLSRANEISAEENRKPNIVLVMADDLGIGDLGCYGNNTIRTPNIDRLASEGVKLTQHIAAAPLCTPSRSAFMTGRYAVRSGMAGSGAVQVNLFLAGSGGLPPNETTFAKRLQQHGYTTGLIGKWHLGLNCERRRDHCHHPNQHGFNFFYGLPFTLIKNCRPGMGSDIMTWLENAFQKLSMLLAVGLFTMVFVRVGGLVEISLRLFILVFTLGILAVTVWYVPFGFLPRWNCIIMRDQEVIEQPMTMETLPHRLLTEAQRFIQRNVRQPFLLFFSLAHVHTPLFRSPSFAGRSRHGCYGDDVEEMDWIVGELTKTVDSLGLTNNTLIYFTSDHGGHLEESHPLIGQSGGWNGIYKGGKAMGGWEGGIRVPGIFRWPGRLEAGQVLDEPTSLMDIYPTLKHLAGDFQPDRHLDGYNLMPLLEGKVDRSEHEFMFHYCGSHLHAARWNPRDSDSIFKVHFVTPNFSPPGAGGCYDTKICLCHGTHVTRHDPPLLFDLSRDPSESRPLGPDTEPRYAEALRQVAEAAQVHQRSLTAEQPNQLTLEKILWRPWLQPCCGTFPFCSCKEDTRLLADGRVTKVTASSEARVGRADGKNR, from the exons ATGCG GTCTCCATTGCTCGCCGCTGCTCTCCTCCTGCTTTCGCGAGCAAATGAGATTTCAGCAGAGGAAAACAGGAAGCCCAACATTGTTCTGGTTATGGCGGACGATTTAGGAATCGGCGACTTGGGTTGTTATGGCAACAACACCATCAG GACCCCCAATATTGACAGGCTGGCCTCCGAAGGGGTGAAGCTGACTCAGCACATCGCGGCTGCCCCACTTTGCACCCCGAGCCGATCCGCTTTCATGACTGGGCGTTATGCGGTCCGCTCAG ggatggcgggATCAGGCGCAGTGCAGGTAAATCTGTTCCTGGCGGGCTCTGGGGGGCTCCCACCCAACGAGACCACCTTTGCCAAGAGGTTGCAGCAACACGGGTACACCACTGGCCTTATTG GTAAATGGCACCTAGGTTTAAACTGTGAGCGTAGAAGAGATCACTGTCACCATCCCAATCAGCATGGCTTTAATTTCTTCTACGGCCTGCCTTTTACTTTAATCAAGAACTGCCGTCCAGGAATGGGATCGGATATCATGACATGGCTGGAGAACGCGTTTCAAAAACTGTCCATGTTGTTAGCAGTTGGACTTTTCACAATG GTATTTGTCCGTGTTGGCGGCCTGGTGGAAATCAGCCTACGGCTCTTCATCTTGGTCTTTACGTTGGGCATCCTGGCGGTCACAGTGTGGTACGTTCCCTTTGGATTTCTGCCCCGGTGGAACTGCATCATCATGAGGGACCAGGAGGTGATTGAGCAGCCTATGACAATGGAGACGTTGCCTCACAGGTTGCTGACTGAAGCACAGCGGTTCATCCAAAG GAATGTTCGTCAAccatttcttctatttttctcTCTGGCTCACGTCCACACGCCGCTCTTCCGCTCACCCTCATTTGCCGGCAGAAGCCGCCACGGCTGCTACGGCGATGACGTAGAAGAAATGGACTGGATTGTTG GTGAACTTACCAAGACTGTAGATTCATTGGGCCTGACAAACAACACTTTGATATACTTCACATCAGATCATGGTGGACACCTTGAAGAGTCTCATCCTCTGATTGGTCAAAGTGGAGGATGGAATGGCATTTATAAAG GTGGGAAAGCCATGGGGGGCTGGGAAGGCGGCATCAGGGTTCCCGGAATCTTCCGCTGGCCGGGTCGACTGGAAGCTGGGCAAGTACTGGATGAGCCTACTAGCCTTATGGATATATACCCCACACTGAAACATTTGGCTGGGGATTTCCAACCAGATAG ACACTTAGATGGTTATAACCTCATGCCGCTGTTGGAAGGAAAGGTGGATCGATCAGAGCATGAGTTCATGTTTCATTACTGTGGAAGCCATCTTCATGCAGCACGCTGGAACCCACGAGACA GTGACTCAATTTTTAAGGTGCACTTTGTCACCCCAAACTTCTCCCCCCCGGGGGCTGGCGGCTGCTACGACACAAAAATCTGCCTTTGTCATGGGACTCACGTGACACGCCACGACCCTCCTCTTCTGTTTGACCTTTCCCGAGACCCCTCGGAGTCTCGTCCGCTCGGGCCCGACACGGAGCCTCGATACGCCGAGGCCCTCCGTCAGGTCGCCGAAGCTGCACAAGTGCATCAGCGCTCCTTGACGGCTGAGCAGCCAAATCAGCTTACCTTGGAGAAAATTCTGTGGAGGCCCTGGCTTCAGCCTTGTTGTGGAACGTTCCCCTTCTGTTCCTGCAAAGAAGACACAAG GCTTCTTGCTGATGGCCGTGTCACAAAGGTGACGGCTTCCTCCGAGGCGAGAGTGGGACGAGCTGACGGAAAAAACAGATGA
- the arsh gene encoding arylsulfatase H isoform X1, whose translation MRSPLLAAALLLLSRANEISAEENRKPNIVLVMADDLGIGDLGCYGNNTIRTPNIDRLASEGVKLTQHIAAAPLCTPSRSAFMTGRYAVRSGMAGSGAVQVNLFLAGSGGLPPNETTFAKRLQQHGYTTGLIGKWHLGLNCERRRDHCHHPNQHGFNFFYGLPFTLIKNCRPGMGSDIMTWLENAFQKLSMLLAVGLFTMVFVRVGGLVEISLRLFILVFTLGILAVTVWYVPFGFLPRWNCIIMRDQEVIEQPMTMETLPHRLLTEAQRFIQRNVRQPFLLFFSLAHVHTPLFRSPSFAGRSRHGCYGDDVEEMDWIVGELTKTVDSLGLTNNTLIYFTSDHGGHLEESHPLIGQSGGWNGIYKGGKAMGGWEGGIRVPGIFRWPGRLEAGQVLDEPTSLMDIYPTLKHLAGDFQPDRHLDGYNLMPLLEGKVDRSEHEFMFHYCGSHLHAARWNPRDSDSIFKVHFVTPNFSPPGAGGCYDTKICLCHGTHVTRHDPPLLFDLSRDPSESRPLGPDTEPRYAEALRQVAEAAQVHQRSLTAEQPNQLTLEKILWRPWLQPCCGTFPFCSCKEDTSLSVIIHHHQHLACPPPAVADCQNIRVGCSRSQ comes from the exons ATGCG GTCTCCATTGCTCGCCGCTGCTCTCCTCCTGCTTTCGCGAGCAAATGAGATTTCAGCAGAGGAAAACAGGAAGCCCAACATTGTTCTGGTTATGGCGGACGATTTAGGAATCGGCGACTTGGGTTGTTATGGCAACAACACCATCAG GACCCCCAATATTGACAGGCTGGCCTCCGAAGGGGTGAAGCTGACTCAGCACATCGCGGCTGCCCCACTTTGCACCCCGAGCCGATCCGCTTTCATGACTGGGCGTTATGCGGTCCGCTCAG ggatggcgggATCAGGCGCAGTGCAGGTAAATCTGTTCCTGGCGGGCTCTGGGGGGCTCCCACCCAACGAGACCACCTTTGCCAAGAGGTTGCAGCAACACGGGTACACCACTGGCCTTATTG GTAAATGGCACCTAGGTTTAAACTGTGAGCGTAGAAGAGATCACTGTCACCATCCCAATCAGCATGGCTTTAATTTCTTCTACGGCCTGCCTTTTACTTTAATCAAGAACTGCCGTCCAGGAATGGGATCGGATATCATGACATGGCTGGAGAACGCGTTTCAAAAACTGTCCATGTTGTTAGCAGTTGGACTTTTCACAATG GTATTTGTCCGTGTTGGCGGCCTGGTGGAAATCAGCCTACGGCTCTTCATCTTGGTCTTTACGTTGGGCATCCTGGCGGTCACAGTGTGGTACGTTCCCTTTGGATTTCTGCCCCGGTGGAACTGCATCATCATGAGGGACCAGGAGGTGATTGAGCAGCCTATGACAATGGAGACGTTGCCTCACAGGTTGCTGACTGAAGCACAGCGGTTCATCCAAAG GAATGTTCGTCAAccatttcttctatttttctcTCTGGCTCACGTCCACACGCCGCTCTTCCGCTCACCCTCATTTGCCGGCAGAAGCCGCCACGGCTGCTACGGCGATGACGTAGAAGAAATGGACTGGATTGTTG GTGAACTTACCAAGACTGTAGATTCATTGGGCCTGACAAACAACACTTTGATATACTTCACATCAGATCATGGTGGACACCTTGAAGAGTCTCATCCTCTGATTGGTCAAAGTGGAGGATGGAATGGCATTTATAAAG GTGGGAAAGCCATGGGGGGCTGGGAAGGCGGCATCAGGGTTCCCGGAATCTTCCGCTGGCCGGGTCGACTGGAAGCTGGGCAAGTACTGGATGAGCCTACTAGCCTTATGGATATATACCCCACACTGAAACATTTGGCTGGGGATTTCCAACCAGATAG ACACTTAGATGGTTATAACCTCATGCCGCTGTTGGAAGGAAAGGTGGATCGATCAGAGCATGAGTTCATGTTTCATTACTGTGGAAGCCATCTTCATGCAGCACGCTGGAACCCACGAGACA GTGACTCAATTTTTAAGGTGCACTTTGTCACCCCAAACTTCTCCCCCCCGGGGGCTGGCGGCTGCTACGACACAAAAATCTGCCTTTGTCATGGGACTCACGTGACACGCCACGACCCTCCTCTTCTGTTTGACCTTTCCCGAGACCCCTCGGAGTCTCGTCCGCTCGGGCCCGACACGGAGCCTCGATACGCCGAGGCCCTCCGTCAGGTCGCCGAAGCTGCACAAGTGCATCAGCGCTCCTTGACGGCTGAGCAGCCAAATCAGCTTACCTTGGAGAAAATTCTGTGGAGGCCCTGGCTTCAGCCTTGTTGTGGAACGTTCCCCTTCTGTTCCTGCAAAGAAGACACAAG CCTCAGTGTCatcattcatcatcatcagcacTTGGCCTGTCCCCCTCCAGCAGTGGCTGACTGTCAAAACATCAGAGTTGGCTGCAGCAGAAGCCAATAA